In a single window of the Vibrio celticus genome:
- a CDS encoding TonB-dependent receptor plug domain-containing protein, which translates to MISRQVCLGLALTTPVFVSAQENYLDQLMSMSLEELSMLDVEMETASKVTQKLTDIPSSVYVLSNERIQRSGAKTIAEVLTLVPGLKVTKFNETSWFVSTRGFHDGLYNKMLVMMDGRSLFSPVYGGTYWSDVDYVLADIERIEVLKGPGGTIWGGNAVNGVVNIITKSANDTQGTYLSGVASNTDNYEFSVRQGLSLNDDVNARAFYKYREEPTYRTNESEKWKAQTAGMVFQPSNAEENWSLRIGGEKSFYESELYTFQYDNSGSFVGSQANDFDNKSQSVYVQFNDSRHFDESSTLSYSLWGEYNEDNAPDAPGSYSTLDFDSTYINQLSANHQLTLGGGLRYMYLDFSSSQVSDVDWYNPDYYGRAYNIQSANDYIANAFIQSQIQMTEALSITLGAKVEHFTQNDSTELSPQLRGLYKFTQRNSVWAGLSRAVVAPSYMDSNSTYYFNSYNADSNNSYLDVYKSSSNLETENVVTAEMGYRYSNNSNFELDVTIYLSEHDNLRFHSYDPNDIPANHVYVGALSDDYKAKTYGLELGASYQLTADLASYLSYAYATLEGKNKGDAPKSSPQTSVYYDIDNEHLATAQLMWNITESWQFDVIGQYINVNYPDYWVAGDGTQYEWQSYPHEITFDARLAWKKSSAAPLIEVVVENIGKSDGYQAEFTSEKSVNQESVYVRVSHEF; encoded by the coding sequence ATGATATCCCGCCAGGTTTGCTTAGGACTAGCATTAACGACACCTGTTTTTGTCTCTGCTCAAGAAAACTATCTAGACCAGCTCATGTCGATGAGCCTTGAAGAGTTGTCTATGTTAGATGTCGAAATGGAAACGGCTTCGAAAGTAACACAAAAACTCACTGATATTCCTTCGTCGGTGTACGTGCTTTCTAATGAGCGAATTCAGCGCAGTGGGGCGAAAACCATTGCTGAAGTCCTAACGCTTGTACCCGGACTCAAAGTCACCAAATTCAATGAAACCTCATGGTTTGTTTCGACACGCGGCTTTCATGATGGGCTGTATAACAAGATGCTCGTGATGATGGATGGACGAAGCTTGTTTAGCCCAGTCTATGGCGGTACGTATTGGAGCGACGTTGATTATGTACTTGCCGACATCGAACGTATCGAAGTACTAAAAGGCCCCGGTGGAACAATTTGGGGAGGCAACGCGGTTAATGGTGTGGTGAATATCATTACTAAGTCTGCCAATGATACTCAAGGGACGTATCTCTCTGGTGTCGCCTCTAATACTGATAATTACGAGTTTAGTGTTCGTCAGGGTTTAAGCCTGAATGACGATGTGAATGCGCGTGCATTCTATAAGTACCGAGAAGAGCCCACATATCGCACAAACGAATCTGAAAAATGGAAAGCGCAAACGGCAGGGATGGTATTTCAGCCAAGCAATGCAGAAGAAAATTGGTCATTACGTATTGGTGGTGAGAAGAGCTTTTATGAGTCGGAGTTGTATACGTTCCAATATGATAACTCAGGATCGTTTGTCGGATCACAAGCCAACGATTTTGATAATAAGAGCCAATCTGTTTACGTCCAGTTCAACGATTCTCGCCATTTTGATGAAAGTTCTACACTCTCATATTCGTTATGGGGTGAATATAATGAGGATAACGCGCCAGACGCTCCAGGAAGCTACTCGACCCTCGATTTTGACTCTACTTATATCAACCAGCTGTCGGCAAACCATCAGCTAACACTCGGTGGTGGCCTGCGATATATGTACCTTGATTTCTCCTCAAGCCAAGTTTCGGACGTGGATTGGTATAATCCCGATTACTACGGTCGAGCTTACAACATCCAATCTGCCAACGATTATATTGCGAACGCTTTTATACAGTCTCAAATTCAAATGACGGAAGCGCTGTCTATTACTCTTGGTGCCAAGGTTGAACACTTTACACAGAATGATTCAACTGAGCTTTCACCTCAACTGCGTGGTTTATATAAGTTCACTCAACGTAACTCCGTATGGGCGGGGCTTAGCCGTGCAGTTGTTGCACCATCTTATATGGATTCCAATTCCACCTATTATTTCAATAGTTACAATGCTGATTCAAACAACAGCTACTTAGATGTATATAAATCAAGCTCGAATCTTGAAACCGAGAACGTCGTAACGGCGGAAATGGGTTATCGCTATTCAAACAATTCAAATTTTGAACTCGATGTAACGATTTACCTGAGTGAACATGACAACCTTCGCTTCCACAGTTATGACCCAAATGATATCCCCGCTAATCATGTCTATGTTGGGGCGTTGTCTGACGATTATAAAGCAAAAACTTATGGCTTAGAGTTAGGCGCGAGTTACCAACTCACCGCAGATCTAGCCAGTTACCTGAGCTACGCCTATGCGACGTTAGAAGGTAAGAATAAAGGTGATGCCCCTAAATCTAGTCCTCAAACGAGTGTTTATTACGATATTGATAATGAACATTTAGCCACGGCACAGTTGATGTGGAATATCACAGAAAGTTGGCAATTCGATGTGATTGGCCAATACATTAATGTGAATTACCCAGACTATTGGGTAGCAGGCGATGGCACTCAATATGAATGGCAGTCTTACCCACATGAAATAACCTTTGATGCACGTCTTGCATGGAAAAAATCATCCGCAGCACCTTTAATTGAAGTGGTCGTTGAAAACATTGGTAAGAGTGACGGCTATCAAGCTGAATTCACGTCTGAGAAAAGTGTTAACCAAGAGTCTGTATATGTGAGGGTCTCTCATGAATTCTAA
- a CDS encoding diguanylate cyclase domain-containing protein produces the protein MLSFINNLSIKNKLILPIVIFIAVTFVTIQSVNYTVTLEREKESLIQRVKVLAQGVAYNLQAAILFEDKSSAQEILSAFVADKDIVRVKLYDINEQIFASYQVSNTLVPRPNTDELNDIADHQFAISENFIFLLVPVTLDDAVIANLRVTISKETFNTILTNIFKVAAVYLLFLVILGGVLVKLVQRLIIDPMFDLNEAMQAFVERRSEQPKLVATNHDEIGDLVRAFNTMLERLQHRDNQINFTLDKLQEEKSFANEVIETVQHSLLVADEKGFIVHANAATRDIFKCTEAFLENLLIQELIATKQTGFLQEVIDANIELNDELLETTDLFNSKRWLRVSSRSLLKHGRILYAIQDVTGIETAMSRQRIAAGVFENSKDGLIVLNSSNVITMVNPAVTQLLGYHADLLVGKTPFDVFSWQQFSSLMPTIRSSLENYGQWQGEVWEKSASGTLVPMFVKVNRVSSDNEKDEFDMVLTLSDLSNVKEMERLEHLAHHDALTGLANRAQLYKVMDDVVTSSHYSNQHFAVIYLDLDGFKHVNDNYGHDAGDEILKEVSSRLLSQVRPGDLVARLSGDEFVLIIKQTNKVLLAKLAERLLDLIGQEVTHKQRSLHVGASLGIHLVDGSERDIDVILKVADEAMYQAKRKGKGQFVFSRDS, from the coding sequence ATGTTGTCTTTCATTAATAATTTATCGATTAAAAACAAGCTGATATTACCGATTGTCATCTTCATCGCGGTTACTTTTGTGACGATTCAATCAGTTAATTACACTGTCACTTTGGAGCGAGAAAAAGAGAGTCTTATTCAGCGAGTTAAAGTGTTAGCACAAGGTGTTGCTTATAACCTACAAGCCGCGATTCTATTTGAGGATAAATCTTCGGCTCAGGAGATTTTGTCAGCCTTCGTTGCGGATAAAGATATCGTCAGGGTGAAGCTCTATGACATTAATGAACAGATTTTTGCGAGTTATCAAGTCAGTAATACGCTGGTTCCAAGGCCGAATACAGATGAATTAAATGACATCGCGGATCACCAATTTGCCATCTCCGAGAATTTCATCTTTTTGCTTGTTCCGGTGACGCTGGATGACGCTGTGATCGCTAACTTGAGAGTGACAATATCAAAAGAAACGTTTAATACGATCTTAACGAATATTTTCAAGGTTGCGGCCGTCTACTTGCTGTTTCTGGTGATCTTAGGCGGGGTACTGGTCAAATTGGTTCAACGCTTGATTATCGATCCAATGTTTGACCTTAATGAGGCGATGCAAGCCTTTGTTGAACGTCGTTCAGAACAACCAAAATTAGTCGCAACGAACCACGATGAGATAGGGGATCTTGTTCGAGCTTTTAATACCATGCTCGAAAGACTTCAACATCGTGACAATCAAATCAATTTTACGCTAGATAAACTACAAGAAGAAAAGTCGTTTGCGAATGAGGTAATTGAAACCGTTCAGCACTCGTTGTTGGTAGCAGATGAAAAAGGGTTCATCGTTCATGCGAACGCTGCCACTCGTGACATTTTTAAGTGTACCGAAGCGTTTCTTGAAAATTTATTGATCCAAGAGTTGATCGCGACAAAGCAAACTGGGTTCTTACAAGAGGTTATCGACGCTAATATTGAGCTGAATGACGAACTACTCGAAACCACCGATCTCTTTAACTCAAAACGCTGGCTTCGTGTGAGCAGCCGTTCGTTGTTAAAGCACGGTCGTATTCTTTATGCAATCCAAGATGTCACGGGGATAGAAACTGCCATGAGTCGCCAGCGTATAGCCGCGGGTGTTTTTGAGAACAGTAAAGACGGCTTAATCGTACTGAATTCATCCAATGTAATTACCATGGTAAACCCAGCGGTCACCCAACTTCTTGGTTATCACGCTGATCTGCTGGTGGGCAAAACACCATTTGACGTTTTTTCTTGGCAACAGTTTTCATCCCTAATGCCGACAATTCGCAGTTCATTGGAAAATTATGGGCAGTGGCAAGGCGAGGTATGGGAGAAGAGTGCATCTGGCACTTTGGTTCCAATGTTTGTAAAAGTGAATCGAGTTTCGTCAGACAACGAGAAAGACGAGTTTGATATGGTACTCACACTGTCTGATTTATCTAATGTCAAAGAGATGGAAAGGCTTGAACACTTGGCTCATCACGACGCATTAACGGGTTTGGCCAACAGAGCTCAGCTGTATAAGGTGATGGATGATGTCGTCACGTCTAGCCATTATTCTAATCAGCATTTTGCGGTTATCTACTTGGATCTCGATGGCTTTAAACACGTTAACGATAACTATGGACACGATGCGGGCGACGAAATCCTCAAAGAAGTATCGAGCCGGTTGCTATCTCAAGTTCGTCCAGGAGATTTGGTAGCACGTTTGTCGGGGGATGAATTTGTTCTTATTATTAAACAGACCAACAAAGTTTTGTTAGCAAAGTTAGCGGAGCGACTGTTGGACCTGATCGGGCAAGAAGTGACCCATAAACAGCGTTCGCTTCATGTTGGAGCGAGCTTGGGCATACACTTAGTTGATGGTTCAGAGCGTGATATAGACGTGATTCTAAAGGTTGCCGATGAGGCGATGTACCAAGCAAAACGCAAAGGAAAAGGTCAATTTGTGTTCTCTCGTGATAGCTAA
- a CDS encoding YfiR family protein encodes MNSKWLKYRIKLGFNKLSLATLAMFIVPLNTSAASFKPYEVKAVYLFRIANFIRWNDESTMNTVNFCVIGDEKVSKALTSITQGKSIRSLAIQVHQLVTPKCDITYLSVLDNDKFSRKAHSPHTVTISDIPNFTDMGGVIELTHIDNKLKPKINLVNARRGEYVIGSNLLRIAIVEGQ; translated from the coding sequence ATGAATTCTAAGTGGCTCAAGTACCGTATTAAACTCGGTTTTAATAAACTCAGCCTTGCCACTTTAGCTATGTTTATTGTGCCTTTGAATACATCGGCGGCTAGCTTCAAGCCTTATGAAGTGAAAGCAGTGTACCTTTTTAGAATTGCCAACTTTATTCGTTGGAACGACGAAAGCACCATGAATACGGTTAACTTCTGTGTGATTGGCGATGAGAAGGTAAGCAAAGCACTGACGTCGATTACACAAGGGAAATCTATTCGTTCTCTCGCTATTCAAGTACATCAATTGGTGACTCCGAAGTGTGATATCACTTATCTATCTGTTCTCGATAATGATAAATTTAGCCGTAAAGCCCACTCACCACATACTGTGACGATTAGCGATATCCCAAACTTTACGGACATGGGAGGAGTCATTGAGCTAACGCACATCGATAATAAGTTAAAGCCTAAGATCAACTTAGTGAATGCAAGACGCGGTGAATACGTCATCGGCTCAAACCTGTTACGAATCGCTATAGTGGAGGGCCAATAA